The genomic DNA CGGACGAAATACTCACATGTGAGTATGGACTTTCCCTATATTAAGAACGATGCTCCGGTATAATAAGACAGTCAACAAACAGCGCATCATTATCACGCCACACCGCAACCGTTCTGCATATTTCCTCTTTCAATGACACTTCACCCATTGCATTCTTGACAGTATCGGAACGTCGCCACCCTACCATCCAAACAATTGTAATAACACATAAAATGTTCTGCCCCACCAATTCCTCAGAATGCTGTCCCCCAGTCTTCAGGCATGAATCGGATCATGCTGAAGTATAGTCCTGAATCTTCCGCGCTGCCCTGTCCGCAGGAGCAACGCGGAAAGATTCTCAACTCCAAACAAGGAGGTTTCCATGGAGCGTCGAATGCGTCCAAGAGGGATCCCCAAAAGAAAGACCTTTGCGTTTGTCAATGGATCGCCTCACCCCATCGAAGTGACTGACTATTCAGCCACAGGAATTGGAGTGAACATGTCACCCAACGGCCTGAAAAAGGGGAGTCAGGTAACTGTCGACCTCGTGGTCAACGAAGAATTATGCGCTTGCTGCATCCCCGGAACCGTCTGCTGGACTTGCGGCGGTGCAGCAGGAATTCAACTTGCCCACAGCACTGAGCACCAGATGGCTTGCAGTCATAATATCGAGACACGTTTAATGTGCACCTGCTGATAACCAACCACAAATCAGAACGAGAAAGCATATGCCCACCGACAGCGAAGAGGGCCAGCGATCTGTTGCTGGCCCTCTTCATTCGTTACGGCAACATATACCTTTTCAAATACACTCCGGCACACCATCAAAAAAACATCACTTTCAACCACACGAAACAGTTATCCCCCCTCACCAGCAGATAAATTGTCACTTTGATCTCGGAAAGTTCCCATATGAATCGGTGAAAGAATTCATCACCATCTATTCCCAAGGCATGACAAATCTCCAGGGCATTGGACACCCCCCTACCCTTCCACATCAAAATCATGTTAGGAAACAAACAGCATATGTCGGTCAAAGACATACGAATCATCCAAGGAGGGGCGTTGAGACTATTCCACCTTGTCATTTCACTGATACTTTTTTGGAACTGCGCTGCAGCAGCACAAAACAATGTTTCATTTGCAACATTGGAATGGGACCCCTACTCGGGCGAAAACCTTCCGGGATATGGAGTCGCTTCTGCCATCATTGCCGAAGCATGCAGCCGTGTCGGCATCAGGCCCACATTTCATTTCATGCCGTGGAAACGGGCAATGGAAGATGTCAAAACAGGAAAATATGACGCACTGTACAGCGCGTACTACAGCGAAAGCCGGTCAAAAACATATGCGGTTTCAAAACCATATATTAGCAGCCAGCTCGTATTATGCGCCAAGCGGGGAACCAACATCCACTGGGATGGCTCCATCCGCTCACTTGCTCCATACAAAATAGGCGTGGTCCTCGGATTCGTGAACACGCCTGAATTCGACGCTGCACACTATCTCGACAAGGATGTCGGGCCCAGCGATCTGCTGAACCTAAACAAGCTGCTGAATGACCGAATTGATCTGGTGGTAATAGACTTGTATCAGGCTCTTTATCTCATAAAAAACAGCCCGGCACTACAGGGATCGTTGGCAGACATTTATTTTCTCCAGCCTCCGATGGCTCAGAAAACCGTTCATGTCATGTTTTCAAAAGCCCTTCCCACCTGGAAGAAAAATCTGGAACTGTTCAACAAGGGGCTTGAAAGCATGGAAAGCGACGGCACGAAAGATTACATCCTGAACAAATACGGTTATCTGCCCCCCAAGCTACCGGACCAACAACCAAACAACGACAATTAAAAAGACCTGCCCGATTATTCAGGCAGGCCTTTGTAATTTCTACAGTGCCTCGAATTCGAGATTCTCAAGGTACTGGTGATAATTGTCGATACTGACAAAATAATCGGGATCTTCCAGCACGTTCACGACGCAGATTTCTTCCGCCTTCCGTATAAGCCCCACACTGTCCTTGCTGAGATGCAACAGATGGATCGTCTTCCCGACACGCTGATACCTTTCCGCGATCTTGTTGACCGCCTCGATGGCGGACTGGTCCATGATACGGGAGTCAGCGAAATCGATAATGACCTCCGGCGGATCGTTTTTCACGTCAAACTTGCTCAGAAACAGCGTGGTCGAGGCGAAGAACAAGGGACCGTAAATCTGATAATGCTTGATGCCGCGTTCATCCACCATCTTTCGGGCACGAATCCGCAGGGCGTTCTCCCAGGCGAAAATCAGGGCCGAAATGACCACACCGCAGATAACGGCAATGGCGAGATCATATTTCACGGTGAGGACCGTCACCAGCACGATCACCATGAAGTCCCCCTTGGGAACCTTGTTCACGATCTTGAACGTGCTCCACGCGAACGTCTTGATGACCACGATGAACATGACACCGACAAGCGCGGCAATCGGAATCTTTTCAATGTACTGGGAAGTGAACAGGATGAAAAACAGCAAGGCACTGGCTGCGACAATTCCGGAAAGCCGTCCGCGCCCTCCCGAAGTGATGTTGATGATGCTCTGGCCGATCATGGCACACCCGCCCATGCCGCCGAAGAGACCGTTCACGAAATTCGCAATTCCCTGCGCCACGCATTCACGATTCCCGGACCCGTGAGTCTCGGTCAATTCATCAATAAGCGTCAGGGTCATCAAAGATTCAATGAGGCCGATGGCGGCGAGAATCAGCGCATAAGGCGTGACAAACGCAAGCGTCTCCCATGTCAGTGGCACGCTGGGAACAGCAAAGGAAGGCAATCCGGCCTCAATCCCGCTGCCGCCGTTTGACTGGATGAACGACAGGACCGTCATGGTATCGATGTTGAAGAAAATCACGAGAAACGACACGGAAATGATGGCGATCAATGCCCCCGGAGCCTTGGAATAAATACGGGGAACGACCAGAAGAATCGCCATGGTCAGAGCGACCAGACCAA from uncultured Pseudodesulfovibrio sp. includes the following:
- a CDS encoding transporter substrate-binding domain-containing protein, which gives rise to MRLFHLVISLILFWNCAAAAQNNVSFATLEWDPYSGENLPGYGVASAIIAEACSRVGIRPTFHFMPWKRAMEDVKTGKYDALYSAYYSESRSKTYAVSKPYISSQLVLCAKRGTNIHWDGSIRSLAPYKIGVVLGFVNTPEFDAAHYLDKDVGPSDLLNLNKLLNDRIDLVVIDLYQALYLIKNSPALQGSLADIYFLQPPMAQKTVHVMFSKALPTWKKNLELFNKGLESMESDGTKDYILNKYGYLPPKLPDQQPNNDN
- a CDS encoding SulP family inorganic anion transporter, with translation MESNDSFVSHSGGSIQGDVFSGLTVALALVPEAVAFSFVAGVSPMIGLFGAFMMCFITAVLGGRPGMISGATGAMAVVMVNLVMEGNALGGAGSHAGLQYLFCTLLLVGVFQSLAGIFRLGKFIRMVPRSVMMGFVNGLAIVIFLSQLKMFQSGGVWMQGMPLWTMVGLVALTMAILLVVPRIYSKAPGALIAIISVSFLVIFFNIDTMTVLSFIQSNGGSGIEAGLPSFAVPSVPLTWETLAFVTPYALILAAIGLIESLMTLTLIDELTETHGSGNRECVAQGIANFVNGLFGGMGGCAMIGQSIINITSGGRGRLSGIVAASALLFFILFTSQYIEKIPIAALVGVMFIVVIKTFAWSTFKIVNKVPKGDFMVIVLVTVLTVKYDLAIAVICGVVISALIFAWENALRIRARKMVDERGIKHYQIYGPLFFASTTLFLSKFDVKNDPPEVIIDFADSRIMDQSAIEAVNKIAERYQRVGKTIHLLHLSKDSVGLIRKAEEICVVNVLEDPDYFVSIDNYHQYLENLEFEAL